One genomic window of Dermacentor andersoni chromosome 8, qqDerAnde1_hic_scaffold, whole genome shotgun sequence includes the following:
- the LOC126529149 gene encoding uncharacterized protein produces the protein MSLSYAFAGLLVFAAMTSTVTASTTTPCVNVTLNNILNISSCLGNSLNFCSGTSTSGLVTGLVKVLTCVLRGVYTYGSPQGIVNALGPLLGLIAQRLLFSSVSLPILGNLSLCGSTSCQNFFLQNDTCQGQITVQLPGLQNVSSCVGDAAMLCTAGSPTTTNQVQSLLQTLTCILRQISLSQLTQVVTGIGCTLLTILSSLAGNASLGTSLQTALGSFSAALRLIVPTCSTTG, from the exons ATGAGTCTGTCATACGCTTTCGCCGGTCTGCTAGTTTTCGCTGCGATGACGTCAACAGTCACCGCTTCGACGACGA CGCCTTGTGTCAACGTTACCCTCAACAACATCCTCAACATCAGTAGC TGCTTGGGTAACAGCCTGAACTTCTGCAGTGGCACATCG ACAAGTGGCCTGGTGACAGGACTCGTCAAAGTGCTCACG TGTGTCCTGCGAGGCGTCTACACCTACGGCTCACCCCAGGGAATCGTCAATGCACTGGGACCCCTGTTAGGTCTCATTGCCCAGCGCCTTCTATTTTCAT CCGTCAGCCTACCTATCTTGGGCAACCTCTCCCTGTGCGGCTCCACTTCCTGCCAGAATTTCTTCCTCCAAAATGACACCTGCCAAGGCCAAATCACCGTTCAGCTGCCCGGCCTTCAAAACGTCAGCAGT TGCGTTGGAGACGCTGCAATGCTGTGCACAGCGGGATCCCCGACCACC ACCAACCAGGTTCAATCGTTGCTCCAAACCCTGACT TGCATCCTGCGCCAGATCTCGCTGAGCCAGTTAACGCAAGTCGTCACGGGCATCGGCTGCACCCTGCTCACCATACTGAGCTCGCTCGCGGGCAACGCTTCGCTGGGCACCTCCCTGCAGACGGCGCTCGGCTCGTTCAGCGCAGCCCTGCGCCTCATCGTGCCCACCT GTTCTACCACTGGCTGA